In Deltaproteobacteria bacterium, one DNA window encodes the following:
- a CDS encoding tetratricopeptide repeat protein — MIRLHRFLALVLLALSPLCLSCMAGKQDIDSLRSSMYGMQQAQQAENERLNQRMDELETQFSGIRSELDRTLADSTQTVRSNQANQWAEIESLRLEVARILGRMEETQRSFSGTTRSNEVEGQRLAVLENRIKALEGRLEEIQSQLGLEREGQALVKHQDTPDVPAPASPPLIAPIPGYNSAETLYKKALESFYEKNYDAALSMWTEFVRAFPDNALVSNAIFWQGECHYQKGDFANSVLSYQKVIEEHAESNKYRPALLKQGMAFFKMGKDKAGTLVLQDLIKKFPDSVEARRAKGFLKSS, encoded by the coding sequence ATGATCCGACTCCATCGCTTTCTTGCGCTTGTCCTTCTGGCCCTTTCCCCCCTTTGTCTTTCCTGCATGGCCGGCAAGCAGGACATCGACTCCCTCAGATCGTCCATGTACGGAATGCAACAGGCCCAGCAGGCCGAAAATGAGAGACTCAACCAACGGATGGACGAACTCGAGACTCAATTTTCCGGTATCCGTTCCGAGCTTGACCGGACTCTGGCCGACTCGACCCAAACCGTCCGAAGCAATCAGGCCAACCAATGGGCTGAGATCGAGTCCCTCCGATTGGAAGTGGCACGAATTCTGGGCCGTATGGAGGAAACTCAGCGATCCTTCTCCGGCACAACCAGGTCGAACGAAGTTGAAGGCCAGCGGCTGGCCGTTCTTGAAAATCGGATCAAGGCCTTGGAAGGACGGCTGGAAGAAATCCAAAGTCAACTCGGTTTGGAACGCGAAGGCCAAGCTCTGGTAAAGCATCAGGACACTCCGGATGTTCCCGCACCAGCCTCTCCGCCTCTGATTGCCCCCATACCCGGATACAACTCTGCCGAAACTCTCTACAAAAAGGCGCTGGAATCCTTCTATGAAAAAAATTACGATGCAGCCCTCTCCATGTGGACTGAATTCGTCAGGGCCTTCCCGGACAACGCATTGGTCTCCAACGCCATCTTTTGGCAAGGGGAGTGCCACTACCAGAAAGGTGACTTCGCAAACTCCGTCCTCTCGTACCAGAAAGTCATCGAGGAGCATGCCGAAAGCAACAAGTACCGCCCGGCACTCCTCAAACAGGGTATGGCCTTCTTCAAGATGGGCAAGGACAAGGCCGGAACCCTTGTTCTCCAGGATCTGATCAAAAAATTTCCGGACTCGGTGGAGGCCAGAAGGGCCAAGGGATTTCTGAAAAGTTCTTGA
- a CDS encoding 4Fe-4S dicluster domain-containing protein gives MTENREFKRIVILSFPPSISGSPVVSTLTLRYGLIFNILKANINPRQEGSMTLELSGTEENCAQGISYLQEKGIEVVPVAQRISRDDESCMHCGLCTSVCPTRALAVDLETRLVTFNVDRCSACGMCTRVCPVKAMHVESDSDI, from the coding sequence ATGACCGAAAACCGGGAATTCAAAAGAATCGTCATCCTCTCCTTTCCACCCTCTATATCGGGCTCTCCAGTGGTCAGCACCCTGACCCTACGGTACGGCTTGATCTTTAACATCCTCAAGGCCAACATCAACCCGCGCCAGGAAGGGTCCATGACTCTGGAACTGTCCGGCACCGAGGAAAATTGCGCCCAAGGGATTTCCTATCTCCAGGAAAAAGGCATTGAAGTCGTGCCCGTGGCCCAGCGCATTTCCCGGGATGACGAATCGTGTATGCACTGCGGCCTCTGTACCTCGGTGTGTCCGACCAGGGCTTTGGCCGTCGATCTGGAGACCAGACTGGTCACATTCAACGTGGACCGGTGCTCTGCCTGCGGCATGTGCACCCGGGTCTGCCCGGTCAAGGCCATGCATGTCGAAAGCGACAGCGACATCTGA
- a CDS encoding PilZ domain-containing protein — translation MNDQNRTFSRVPTRIKGHARLVPGPEVQPMFSGCAACNLDITSDILAGSGFPPQAAKLLSAMNTKIDMILGHLDQQDVRDDYPLGMDIVELSAAGLKFMSERKFTIDEHLEAVLILSRYPLRMAGVVGTVVREESWNDNPLYVVGFTNLREQDREAIIQFVFQEQREIIRRGKHAE, via the coding sequence ATGAATGATCAGAACAGGACCTTTTCCCGGGTTCCCACCCGCATCAAGGGGCACGCCCGACTGGTCCCCGGTCCAGAGGTCCAGCCGATGTTCAGCGGGTGCGCGGCATGCAATCTGGACATCACCTCGGATATTCTGGCCGGATCTGGCTTTCCTCCCCAGGCGGCCAAGCTCCTCTCAGCCATGAACACCAAAATCGACATGATTCTCGGACACCTCGACCAGCAGGACGTCCGTGATGACTATCCGCTTGGCATGGATATCGTCGAACTGAGTGCTGCCGGACTCAAGTTCATGTCCGAACGAAAATTCACCATCGACGAACACCTCGAGGCTGTTCTGATTCTGAGCAGATATCCTTTGCGCATGGCCGGAGTGGTCGGCACCGTGGTTCGTGAGGAATCCTGGAACGACAACCCGCTCTATGTCGTCGGGTTCACGAACCTGCGGGAACAGGACCGAGAGGCCATCATCCAATTCGTCTTTCAGGAGCAGAGGGAAATCATCAGGAGGGGAAAGCATGCTGAATGA